In the Psychromonas sp. psych-6C06 genome, AAAAATAAAAGGATAATAGGATGCAAAACAGAGAGATAATTGTCGTTGGTGGAGGCATGGTTGGGGCGTTAACCGCTTTACTGCTGGCACAGCAAGGTTTTGTGATCCATCTTATTGAAAAAAGCCCCGTTCAGGTACCCGATGAAGATTCTCCTTTTGATCTGCGCGTGTCAGCCTTTAGCGCACAAAGCCAAAACCTGTTGGCGCAAACTGGCGTATGGAAAAACCTTCCTGAAAATCGTTTATGTGCCTATCAAGGTTTACAAACTTGGGAGGCGGGCAGCCATAAATTGATATTTGATAGCACAGAGCTTGGTATGGATTCTCTGGGATACATTGCCGAGAATAGGTGGATTCAGGCCGTTTTATGGCAAGCTTTAAAAGAGTTAGATAACGTCATTTTTTATAACAATTGCGCATTGCTTGCAATACATAACCACTCTGACTCGGTCAGCGCTGTGTTGGATAATCAGCAACAGATAAATGCTGAATTGTTGGTGGCCTGTGATGGTGCAAATTCCGCATGTCGCGCCATGATGAATATTGGCGTCAGTGCATGGGGTTATCGACAGCAGTGTATGCTTATCAATCTCAAAACAGATTGTGAGCAACAAAATATCACTTGGCAGGAGTTTCGTGAAACGGGCCCCTGTGCTTTTTTACCCTTAGCAGAAAACAATGCTAGCTTGGTGTGGTACCACAGCCCTGAAAAGATTAAACAGCTAACGTCACTTAATAACCTGCAGCTTAAAAAGCAGATACAGTTACAATTTCCTAAGCTTAATTTTGATTTCGAAGTGGTTGATAAAGGGGCTTTTCCGTTAACCCGTCGCCATGCTCAGCAATATTCAAAGGGCAGAGTGGTGTTATTAGGTGACGCTGCTCATACCATTAATCCACTAGCAGGTCAGGGGGTGAATCTTGGTTTTAAAGATGTGCAATGTTTAGTTGAGTTATTGGTACATAGTAGTGATTTACCGATAGATAAATTATTACAGCGATATGCATTACAACGTAAACCACATAATTTATTGATGCAAAGTGCGATGGATCTTTTTTATGTAGGTAGTAAAAGTGAGCTTAGTATCGTACGTATGTTTAGAAAGGCAGTGTTGT is a window encoding:
- a CDS encoding FAD-dependent monooxygenase; translated protein: MQNREIIVVGGGMVGALTALLLAQQGFVIHLIEKSPVQVPDEDSPFDLRVSAFSAQSQNLLAQTGVWKNLPENRLCAYQGLQTWEAGSHKLIFDSTELGMDSLGYIAENRWIQAVLWQALKELDNVIFYNNCALLAIHNHSDSVSAVLDNQQQINAELLVACDGANSACRAMMNIGVSAWGYRQQCMLINLKTDCEQQNITWQEFRETGPCAFLPLAENNASLVWYHSPEKIKQLTSLNNLQLKKQIQLQFPKLNFDFEVVDKGAFPLTRRHAQQYSKGRVVLLGDAAHTINPLAGQGVNLGFKDVQCLVELLVHSSDLPIDKLLQRYALQRKPHNLLMQSAMDLFYVGSKSELSIVRMFRKAVLFGAQNSGQLKNRVMKYAMGL